A region of the Mycobacterium sp. NBC_00419 genome:
ACGGGTGCGGGTCTCCGATGTCTGCATTGCGCCACCACCCGCCTTCCTTGCGATGCTGTCTGGACTGTACCGCGACGATCGCGCATTATGCGGTGGGGCGCAGCGGAACCGTGACCGTCACCAGTGTGCCGTGCGGCCCGGAGTCGATGTCGAATTCGCCTTCGGCGGCGCGCACCTTGGTGCGGATCGCGGCCAGGCCGATGTGGCCGTCCTCGACCACTGTGTTCAGGTCGACGTCAGCCATGCCGTGGCCGTCATCGCGAACAGCTATGCGCCCCAGGCCATCTGTAAGCTCCAGGCTGATCTGCACGGTGGTGGCGGCGGCGTGTTTGACGACGTTGTTGGTCAGTTCCCGCGCGCAGCTGAACAGCAGGGGATCGGCGTCGGTGCGTACCGCGTCAGGCCAGCCGTCGGCGTCGAGATCGACTGTCAGCCCGCCCCGTTCGGCGACGGTAGTGGCAAGCTGCTCGACGGCCGTGCGCAGGCCGGAGCGGTTGAGCACCTCCGGGTGGAGTTCGCGGACGACGTCGCGCAGCAGGTGCACCGCATCGGTCAACGTGGTGCTCATCCGGTCGATGGCCTCGGTGGAGCCCGACCGGATCGCCGTGAGGTCGTAACGTGCGGCGAGCACTGATTGCAGCGCGCCGTCATGGAGCCGCTCGGAGAGTTCGGTCTGTTGCCGCATCTCCAAACCGATCATCTCGTCGAGCAAGGCGGTGCGCTGTACCAACAGGTTCCGGATGGTGGTGACGCGGTCTCGCTGGATGTAGGACAACATCACCGACCCACAGGCGACGGTGGCCAGCAGGGTGGCGTGCAGGATGATCGGGGGCCAGGGTTCCTCGTTGGCGGCCTGGTTGATCCAGTTGGCCACCACCTGTGCGAGGACCACGAGTACCGCCATCACCGCGGTGATGCGGACACTGAGTTGCGCGGCGGCGATGATCGGCACCAGGAACAAGCCTTCGCGCAGCAGGTCGGAAGTCCAACTGTCCGGGGACGCGATGCCGGTGATCGCGGTGATCGATGCGACCACCGCGACGTCAGCGAGCAGAACGGCGAACGCGATGGGGGCCGACGGTGTGTCCACGGCTCGGCGCGGGGTGAGTGCCCACACCGACCACGCCGCCACGATGGCCAGGTAGACCCCGACGATGAGCATGCACAGCCCGAACTTGTCGTGCGGGCGTTCGATCACCAGCGTGATGATGACGAAGGCCGACAGCAGCATCCGCAGGCCCAGTTGCAGCCGTGAGCCGGCCAGCAGTGTGCGCTGCTCGGCTGGCGGCATCGTCGTCTCCTGTCGCTCGGGACTCAACGATAGGCCCGGCTGATCTGTT
Encoded here:
- a CDS encoding sensor histidine kinase, with product MPPAEQRTLLAGSRLQLGLRMLLSAFVIITLVIERPHDKFGLCMLIVGVYLAIVAAWSVWALTPRRAVDTPSAPIAFAVLLADVAVVASITAITGIASPDSWTSDLLREGLFLVPIIAAAQLSVRITAVMAVLVVLAQVVANWINQAANEEPWPPIILHATLLATVACGSVMLSYIQRDRVTTIRNLLVQRTALLDEMIGLEMRQQTELSERLHDGALQSVLAARYDLTAIRSGSTEAIDRMSTTLTDAVHLLRDVVRELHPEVLNRSGLRTAVEQLATTVAERGGLTVDLDADGWPDAVRTDADPLLFSCARELTNNVVKHAAATTVQISLELTDGLGRIAVRDDGHGMADVDLNTVVEDGHIGLAAIRTKVRAAEGEFDIDSGPHGTLVTVTVPLRPTA